GAAAAGGGGGATTTATGTCAAAATATTTAGATAAAAAAAACGACTTATTATTCAAAAACCAAAATAACCAAAGGAATTTTTACAAACCTATCCAAGATTCAATTAGAGCTTTTGGGCTTACCGTAGTCACACTATTTCTTGGATTTTTAGTAAATTGTTCCGATCAAACTGACCGGGGCGCGAATCCTCAAAACGATGACGGTAATACCAAAATTATAGCGGGAATAGAATGCGTTTTAGTAAAAGCGGGGACGTTTATGATGGGCAGTCCGACAAGCGAAAGCGGGCGTTATGACGACGAAACACAACATC
Above is a genomic segment from Chitinispirillales bacterium containing:
- a CDS encoding formylglycine-generating enzyme family protein, whose protein sequence is MSKYLDKKNDLLFKNQNNQRNFYKPIQDSIRAFGLTVVTLFLGFLVNCSDQTDRGANPQNDDGNTKIIAGIECVLVKAGTFMMGSPTSESGRYDDETQHQVTLTQDYWISKYPVTQAQYRSVTGNNPSYFSGDNKPVEQVTWNDADAFCKAVGGRLPTEAEWEFAARGGNK